In one window of Mesoplodon densirostris isolate mMesDen1 chromosome 4, mMesDen1 primary haplotype, whole genome shotgun sequence DNA:
- the GPR65 gene encoding psychosine receptor — MNSTCIEEQHDLDHYLFPVVYIFVVIVSIPANIGSLCVSFLQAKKENELGIYLFSLSLSDLLYALTLPLWIDYTWNKDNWTLSPALCKWSAFFMYMNFYSSTAFLTCIAIDRYLAVVYPLKFYFLRSRRCAFMVSLFIWILETIFNAVILWEDETAVEYCDATKSNFTLCYDKYPLEKWQIRFNFARTCVGYMLPLVIIMACNQKVYKAVQQNQATEDSEKKRIIKLLFSITLTFILCFTPFHVMLLIRSILEHDVNLDEGMFDHNKPGKQSYKIYRITVALTSLNCVADPILYCFVTETGRSDIWNIFRVFTKKLNKSKRQEKSILSMSTKDTVELDILE, encoded by the coding sequence atgaacagcaCATGTATTGAAGAACAGCATGACTTGGATCACTATTTGTTTCCAGTTGTTTACATCTTTGTGGTAATAGTCAGCATTCCAGCCAACATCGGTTCTCTATGTGTGTCTTTTCTGCaagcaaagaaggaaaatgaattaGGCATTTACCTCTTCAGTTTATCATTATCGGATCTGCTGTATGCCTTAACTCTCCCTCTATGGATTGATTATACTTGGAATAAAGACAACTGGACACTCTCTCCTGCCCTGTGCAAATGGAGTGCCTTCTTCATGTACATGAACTTTTACAGTAGCACAGCTTTCCTCACCTGCATCGCAATTGATCGGTATTTAGCAGTTGTCTACcctttgaagttttattttctaaggtCAAGAAGATGTGCATTCATGGTGAGCCTTTTCATCTGGATATTAGAAACCATCTTCAATGCTGTCATTTTGTGGGAAGATGAAACAGCTGTTGAATATTGTGATGCCACAAAGTCTAACTTTACTTTATGCTATGACAAAtatcctttggagaaatggcaaATCAGGTTTAACTTTGCTAGGACGTGTGTAGGCTATATGCTACCTTTGGTCATCATAATGGCTTGCAACCAGAAAGTCTACAAAGCTGTGCAGCAAAATCAAGCTACAGAAGACAGTGAAAAGAAGAGAATCATAAAACTACTTTTTAGTATCACGTTGACTTTTATCTTGTGTTTTACTCCCTTTCATGTGATGTTGCTGATTCGCAGCATTTTAGAGCATGATGTGAACTTAGATGAAGGTATGTTTGACCATAACAAGCCTGGGAAGCAGAGTTATAAAATCTATAGAATCACAGTTGCATTAACAAGTTTAAACTGTGTTGCTGATCCAATTCTGTACTGTTTTGTAACTGAAACAGGAAGATCGGATATATGGAACATATTCAGAGTCTTTACTAAGAAGCttaataaatcaaaaagacaagaaaaaagcaTACTTTCTATGTCTACAAAAGATACTGTGGAATTAGACATACTGGAATAG